AAATAACCGATGTGAAAAACAAGAGGTTACCTTATCAGTGCCGTAATACTGAACTATGTTTTCATGTTCGAACTGACTTAAAAGAGCAATCTCCTGAAAAACACGAGCATCTAATGTGATGagaaaaaaagagttctgataataagCCCCTTCAGGTTTCAAAAGAAATCCCAGTCATCACAATtgcagatttgaatttatttcatTCAAGTATGACTATCTCACCTGCTCAAGTTGGTAAACACTTTGCTTGCCTTCATTTCCTTGATCAAGCAAAGAAACCTCTTTTACAGCAAAAAAGAATCCATCACTGCAGGAATAAATAATAAACAAAGAATGATTAGTGGAGAAAAAgtgtcacacacacacacacaaacacatATATAGAAAACCCTCCGCTTTTGTTACTAGTACTACCAATTGCTGCCTAACCACAAAATCTATAAAATTGAGAGTGCAAAACTGAAGACAAGTTTTGCACAAAGTGCAAGAACCTAAAAACAGATTGGAAGACGCTGCAGCcatatgaaaaatgaaaatagtcTGCTCGCAAATGATAATTAAAGAGATATTTCAAGGAATAAAATGAAGAACAGAGGTTGAGCACTTACTTAGAGATTCCTTCATATACCGATCCGAACGACCCCCTTCCCAGAAGCTCACCTTTTTCCCAGTAATCAATAATCCTTCTAAATCTCCCATTTGGCGAAATGTTGGACATGAGTTCCGTGGTAGTACTTGATGAATCATCATCACTGGATGTGGTAAACGAACATGACTCCCATACCCTCAACGAATTACCATCTTCTTCTCTCTTAATAGCAGCCAAATCAAGTCCGTGTTCACCAAGTCCTTCTTCCTCATCATCACGGCAGAAGTCTCCACTAGCCACCAACAAGGAACCTCTATCATTCTCAGGCGCAAAATCCCTCAATAAATCCCAAGTTGAACAAGCGTTATCGATCACCGGTAACGTCATTGAAGGCGGCGGCTTCAACAGCGGCGGCCTAACCCCTTTGATTCCCCCTGCTGCACCGCAAACAACACCGCGACAAGCATTTAACTTAGCTGACTCAACTGGCTCGTCCCGAGACAACTCAGCAGCGTCTGTAATGCTAACACTATCTACAACCCTAGTACACAATTCACTCTCCTCCTGATCCTGCAGCTGATGATGATGTTTCTTGTCCCCTATCCCCGGACTATTTGCCTCGTGCAATCTGGACCGCGGCAGAAGATCTGAAGCCGACCGGACCTTCATCGCCTCCCACGCCGCCGCCGGAATAGCAAAATCCTCGGGACCCGACAAGCCCAGGGTCCGACAAATGCGGTCAAACTCACCATCGGTTCCTTCAATCCGAAAACTAGTCCGATCTGGCAAGTCAGGAGACCTAGTGACCAGAGACGACGATGACAAGTCGTCTGAAGAGGAGCAATACGACGTCGCATCATAATCAATGTGCTTCGCCGCATTTCGGCGATCCAGCCTCGGCCTCCGACGGTTCTTAGGGTCCATAGGGCCGCCCCTCTGGCTATGAGTTAAAAATCGAGGCAAGTGATGCATGGAGACCTAAATCCATCTAAATCTCCAAAAGATTAAATTCACAAGAGTCAAACAAAAACTTGAAGAAACGTGACTGCTCTTTTTTCAGTAACTTTACCGGGAAAATCAGGAGAAGCAGGTGTTATGAATTTGGAAGAAAAGGGCAAGAGTCATAACGATTGAAAGCATAGAGTGAGAAACATTGGAGCTTGGACAAAGTAGACAGAGGTAAACGCCGTCGAAGCAGCGAAGAAAACGCGGTGACACGTGGCAAAAAAAAAAGGGGGTTGAGTGGATTGAGGTAGGATGTGTTATGTTTGGGTAAGGGTAGTGGCACATTCCAATGTGTACGCCTGTCGTACACGCTGGTTTAAAAAGGGAAACTCTTCTTTTCGTGTGttgtcgatttttttttttttacaaatgatTATAAAATGTCCTTGACGTCATTGATGAATACTCAGTGAGTTATGACTGAGGTAAGCAAATATGCCAGCAGCCAATTTATTCTAATattttatttgggctaatgaaaaAAAGcacatgcacttatatgatttttttaataatttttttatcattttccaCAAAAGCAAGGGTAGAGATCGAATTCATCAAGACAATTACTTAgcattcataaatttttattagttGTTGGCATAGTTATTGGGTATTTcacttaatttataaattaaattataaattaatttataaattttaaaaataaattaatatatttatttataataattttaaaatttataaattaaaaaagttaaaaatttaaatatttattttaaaatttataaattattttattaattatttaattatattatttttatttaatttttaaaattttactgcATTATAGAAAAAGATCCTAACAATCAACTATAACACTCGTAGCCTAAAAATTAGGCTCAATCTTGAATCATTAGCCCTAAGCCATGCAAAGCTCTAATATGAGGGAGCAAGTTCGAACCATCATACCATTATCGTTAGAGTCTTAGCTACTAGACGCAGCACCATAGGTCCATAGGGACTTATCACTCTTGAAACAACTTGAAAATTGAGGGAAGCAAAATGTCATGGACTGGGAGTTTATCAACACCAAACTCTAGCAACTCGTGCGGCCTTAGTCACCTCATTGGACTAAGTCAGCCTTCCAACACACTTAGTCTATATGATAGACTAATAAGGGTGACAAAAGTATGCCTAAGTGAGAAGGTACAAAAGGAAACAAAAGATAGTAGTGGGAAGAGTTTGGACAAAGGGaaggtaattttattaactcaagAAAAATGGCTACACAAGCCTAAGCTTTACAAGAGAACAACTACACAAAGCTTAAGAGCACAAGTGTTTGTGGGAAGCTTGGATGCTTGGTTGATGTCTTCTTGGATGTCCCAAATGTGTGCCAAGATCCCCTATTTATAGTGTGGTGGCTGCCCCAACTTGTGGCTGAAATTGCTCCTCCAATTGGATGGCTAAGATGTGCCTTGGGATCACCAATTTTGGATGGAGGGTTGGGATTTTGCCTTGGGAAAATTTTGGTGCTAGTGGAGGAAGCTTCTAGCACATTTCCCATAAAAACACCCCAAAAAGCTTGCTGAAGAAGCTGGGCACGTTCTGGGCAGTTTCTGGACCATTCTGGGCCAAAATCTGGATTTCTGCCCCATTCTGGCGTTTCTGGGCGATTCTGGAAATTTTCAGCAGTGAACCTCGT
This is a stretch of genomic DNA from Hevea brasiliensis isolate MT/VB/25A 57/8 chromosome 12, ASM3005281v1, whole genome shotgun sequence. It encodes these proteins:
- the LOC131171314 gene encoding mitogen-activated protein kinase kinase kinase 1-like; protein product: MHHLPRFLTHSQRGGPMDPKNRRRPRLDRRNAAKHIDYDATSYCSSSDDLSSSSLVTRSPDLPDRTSFRIEGTDGEFDRICRTLGLSGPEDFAIPAAAWEAMKVRSASDLLPRSRLHEANSPGIGDKKHHHQLQDQEESELCTRVVDSVSITDAAELSRDEPVESAKLNACRGVVCGAAGGIKGVRPPLLKPPPSMTLPVIDNACSTWDLLRDFAPENDRGSLLVASGDFCRDDEEEGLGEHGLDLAAIKREEDGNSLRVWESCSFTTSSDDDSSSTTTELMSNISPNGRFRRIIDYWEKGELLGRGSFGSVYEGISNDGFFFAVKEVSLLDQGNEGKQSVYQLEQEIALLSQFEHENIVQYYGTDKDDSKLYIFLELVTKGSLMNLYQRYNLRDSQVSAYTRQILHGLKYLHAQNVVHRDIKCANILVDANGSVKLADFGLAKATKLNDVKSCKGTAFWMAPEVVNRRNQGYGLPADMWSLGCTVLEMLTRQIPYSHLECMQALFRIGRGVPPPVPDFLSPDARDFILQCLQVNPNDRPTAAQLLDHSFVRRSLSTSLSGSASPYIGRKSWKLSPMTTDN